One window from the genome of Desulforamulus ruminis DSM 2154 encodes:
- a CDS encoding DUF4363 family protein, whose translation MRLLSALLGLILVIVLLGFWVNHSLEATAKELTHNLNAVTREIKEANWDEAGRGIAAMEENWDHMGKWWPVVLDHQEMDNIEFSLAKAKAYIEEKEMALSLGQLSELKLMILHLPEREALTLRNIF comes from the coding sequence ATGCGATTACTATCGGCTCTGCTGGGGTTGATTTTGGTCATTGTTCTCTTAGGTTTCTGGGTGAACCATTCGCTGGAAGCCACGGCCAAGGAATTGACCCATAACCTAAATGCGGTGACCCGGGAAATTAAAGAAGCCAACTGGGATGAGGCGGGCAGAGGAATTGCTGCCATGGAAGAAAATTGGGATCACATGGGCAAATGGTGGCCGGTGGTGTTGGATCATCAGGAAATGGATAATATTGAATTTTCTCTGGCCAAAGCCAAAGCGTACATCGAAGAAAAAGAAATGGCCCTTTCCCTGGGACAATTGTCGGAACTAAAACTAATGATTTTGCACCTGCCTGAAAGAGAAGCATTAACCCTTAGAAATATCTTTTAA
- a CDS encoding YetF domain-containing protein: MILTLIRTAILFILVVVALRLMGKKQIGKLQPYELVIIIMIADLAAVPMESTGIPLISGVIPILILLVIEVTLSYSSLKSERLRGVLCGTPTVLVENGRIVEGELQRIRYNINDLLEQLRAKNFPNISDIEFAILETSGEISVIPKSQKRPVNPADLNLPTHYEGIPMTLIIDGTVLEKNLGKINLNKDWLRVELEKFGIHHFKQVLLASLDTEGKLFYQLKGQGV, translated from the coding sequence ATGATTCTTACGTTAATTCGAACGGCAATCCTGTTTATTTTAGTGGTTGTGGCTTTACGATTGATGGGCAAGAAACAAATCGGCAAGCTCCAGCCCTACGAGCTGGTGATCATTATTATGATTGCCGATCTGGCTGCCGTTCCTATGGAAAGTACCGGCATCCCCTTGATCAGTGGTGTGATTCCCATTTTGATCCTGCTGGTGATCGAGGTGACTCTATCTTATTCTTCTTTAAAAAGTGAACGTTTACGGGGAGTTCTTTGCGGCACCCCTACGGTTTTGGTTGAAAACGGTAGAATTGTTGAGGGAGAACTGCAAAGAATTCGTTATAATATCAACGATTTGCTGGAGCAGCTAAGGGCCAAAAACTTCCCTAATATTAGCGACATTGAGTTTGCTATCCTGGAAACCAGCGGAGAGATCAGTGTCATTCCTAAATCCCAGAAAAGACCGGTTAACCCTGCGGATTTAAATTTGCCCACGCACTATGAAGGAATCCCTATGACTTTGATCATTGACGGAACGGTATTGGAAAAAAATCTTGGTAAGATTAATTTAAATAAAGATTGGCTCAGGGTGGAGTTAGAAAAATTTGGCATTCATCATTTTAAACAGGTTCTCCTGGCCAGCCTGGATACCGAAGGGAAGCTGTTTTATCAGCTTAAAGGTCAGGGAGTTTAA
- a CDS encoding DUF1657 domain-containing protein → MTVATQVKQTLAGLKSAQSSLETFALQTENQKAKKLYTQAAQQTQTIIQSLQPRIVELEKEEPQYKGF, encoded by the coding sequence ATGACCGTAGCCACTCAGGTAAAACAGACCCTGGCAGGCTTGAAGAGCGCCCAGTCCAGCCTGGAAACCTTTGCTTTGCAGACTGAAAACCAGAAGGCTAAGAAGCTTTACACCCAGGCCGCCCAACAAACCCAGACCATTATTCAAAGCCTGCAGCCCAGAATTGTAGAGTTGGAAAAAGAAGAACCGCAATATAAAGGTTTCTAA
- a CDS encoding DUF1657 domain-containing protein — protein sequence MRKLTVAAQIKQTVASLKGIQATLDTFSSFAEDEEAKTLLKNNSEKVYQVIDRLEQRVKVLEFEEPQYKGF from the coding sequence GTGAGAAAATTGACCGTTGCAGCCCAGATTAAGCAGACCGTGGCCAGTCTCAAGGGAATTCAAGCCACCCTGGATACTTTTTCTTCCTTCGCAGAAGATGAAGAAGCCAAGACCCTGTTAAAGAATAATTCTGAAAAGGTTTATCAGGTGATTGACCGTTTGGAACAAAGAGTGAAGGTTTTGGAATTTGAGGAACCACAGTATAAGGGTTTTTAA
- a CDS encoding DUF421 domain-containing protein, whose amino-acid sequence MPDWLNILLRSIGFFALALLLVRLMGKRFTARGSLFDQMNIIVLGVIAASFSINPSLQVVHGLIALALWSLLPVISYYLSMKYKSVKDIVQGKETILINHGKILEDKLLEARFTPEDLLSQLRRKNVFKTADVEFAILEPTGELSVLLKKDRQPLTANSTGLKVASESVPQTVMLDGVMMDEPLTAMGLNRNWLHSELEKVGVAPENVFIAQVDSFGQLYLDLFDDALQSPQPKTKELTYATLKKCQADCELYALGTRQQEAKKMYAQCAGNLEEVLHSLEPLLKR is encoded by the coding sequence ATGCCCGATTGGTTAAACATCTTGCTTCGATCCATTGGTTTCTTTGCACTGGCATTGCTGCTTGTACGCCTCATGGGGAAAAGATTTACGGCCAGAGGAAGTCTCTTTGATCAGATGAACATCATTGTTTTGGGGGTTATCGCCGCCTCCTTTTCCATCAATCCCAGTTTGCAAGTGGTCCACGGATTGATTGCCCTGGCCTTATGGAGCCTCTTACCGGTGATCTCTTATTATCTTTCCATGAAATACAAAAGTGTCAAAGACATTGTACAGGGCAAAGAAACCATCCTGATTAATCACGGAAAAATACTGGAAGACAAACTGTTGGAGGCCCGCTTCACCCCGGAGGATCTTTTAAGCCAACTGCGCAGGAAAAATGTTTTTAAAACCGCCGATGTGGAGTTTGCCATACTGGAACCCACCGGTGAACTCAGCGTTTTATTGAAAAAAGACCGGCAGCCCCTGACCGCCAACAGCACAGGATTAAAGGTTGCTTCGGAAAGCGTTCCTCAGACCGTGATGCTGGACGGTGTGATGATGGACGAACCCCTTACCGCCATGGGATTAAACCGTAATTGGCTCCATAGCGAATTGGAAAAGGTGGGGGTCGCTCCTGAAAACGTATTTATCGCCCAGGTGGACTCCTTCGGCCAATTATATTTAGACCTTTTTGACGATGCCTTACAGAGTCCGCAGCCAAAAACCAAGGAACTAACTTATGCCACTTTAAAGAAATGCCAGGCAGACTGTGAACTTTACGCCCTGGGCACCCGGCAGCAGGAAGCCAAAAAAATGTATGCTCAATGCGCCGGCAACTTAGAAGAGGTTCTTCATTCCCTGGAACCTCTGTTAAAAAGATAG
- the spoVAC gene encoding stage V sporulation protein AC: MSNKKKKKLTPTQQQYQTLAKAREPRRPVLVNCLRAFLVGGVICLLGQFIQDFYLWNFDFTEKTASNPTVATLIFISVLLTSLGVYDHLAQWAGAGTSVPVTGFANSIASAALEHRSEGYVLGVGGNMFKLAGSVIVFGVVSAFVVALVKTLLTGVGS; this comes from the coding sequence ATGTCCAATAAGAAAAAGAAAAAATTAACACCCACCCAACAGCAATACCAGACCTTGGCCAAAGCCAGAGAACCCCGGCGGCCTGTACTGGTCAACTGCCTGCGGGCCTTTCTGGTGGGCGGGGTGATTTGTCTCCTGGGTCAATTTATTCAGGATTTTTATCTCTGGAATTTTGATTTTACGGAGAAAACCGCTTCCAATCCTACCGTAGCCACTTTAATTTTTATTTCCGTGCTGCTTACTTCCTTGGGGGTTTATGATCACTTGGCTCAGTGGGCCGGTGCGGGAACCTCCGTACCGGTAACCGGTTTCGCCAATTCCATTGCCTCGGCGGCCCTGGAACACCGCAGTGAGGGTTATGTGCTGGGAGTGGGAGGAAACATGTTCAAACTGGCCGGTTCGGTCATTGTTTTTGGTGTTGTTTCAGCCTTTGTCGTGGCTTTGGTTAAAACACTGTTAACGGGGGTGGGCTCCTGA
- the spoVAD gene encoding stage V sporulation protein AD, which translates to MLYGHQTWVFPAKPTVLSAATVVGPFEARGPLAEEFDIIHGDLWLGQDSYEKAEKKMMEEACEIAVQKAGLQKQDIQFFLGGDLLNQIISSSFAARTLAVPYLGLFGACSTSMEGLALASLLIDSHSAQYVLCGTASHNTAVEKQFRYPTEYGSQKPPTAQWTVTGAGTALLGPDGQGPKVTAATIGRVVDMGLSDPFNMGAAMAPAAVDTITAHFRDLRIAPDEYDLIATGDLGRVGHEIAKDLLTKHDLSIPEKIFTDCGLLIYSQDQPVMAGGSGCGCSAVVTYGHIFNQMKKGKFKKVLIIATGALLSPLSYQQKESIPCIAHAVSLEYDS; encoded by the coding sequence ATGTTGTACGGACACCAAACCTGGGTCTTTCCCGCCAAGCCCACTGTTTTATCTGCGGCTACGGTGGTGGGACCCTTTGAGGCCAGGGGACCCCTGGCCGAAGAATTTGACATTATTCACGGTGATCTGTGGCTGGGACAGGACAGCTATGAAAAAGCGGAAAAGAAAATGATGGAAGAAGCCTGCGAAATAGCGGTGCAAAAGGCCGGGCTGCAAAAACAGGACATTCAGTTTTTCCTGGGAGGGGATTTATTAAATCAAATCATCTCCAGCAGTTTCGCCGCCCGTACGCTGGCAGTTCCCTATTTGGGACTCTTTGGTGCCTGCTCTACTTCCATGGAAGGGCTTGCCTTGGCTTCACTGCTAATTGACAGCCATTCTGCCCAATATGTCCTATGCGGTACCGCCAGTCACAACACCGCGGTGGAAAAGCAATTCCGCTATCCTACGGAATACGGCTCCCAAAAGCCCCCCACCGCCCAGTGGACCGTTACCGGCGCCGGCACCGCTTTACTGGGGCCTGACGGACAGGGTCCCAAAGTTACCGCGGCCACCATCGGCCGGGTGGTGGACATGGGTTTGTCCGATCCTTTTAATATGGGAGCAGCCATGGCCCCTGCCGCTGTGGACACCATTACCGCCCATTTCCGGGATCTTCGCATTGCTCCGGATGAATACGACCTGATCGCCACCGGCGACCTGGGGCGGGTGGGTCATGAGATTGCCAAGGATCTTTTGACCAAACATGACCTGAGTATCCCGGAGAAAATTTTTACGGACTGCGGCTTATTAATTTATAGCCAGGATCAGCCGGTGATGGCCGGCGGCAGCGGCTGCGGCTGCTCCGCAGTGGTTACCTACGGGCATATCTTTAACCAAATGAAAAAAGGGAAATTCAAAAAAGTATTGATTATTGCCACCGGCGCCCTTTTGTCCCCCTTGTCTTACCAGCAAAAAGAAAGCATTCCCTGTATTGCTCACGCGGTTTCCCTGGAGTATGACAGTTAG
- the spoVAE gene encoding stage V sporulation protein AE: MEGYFWAFVVGGLICVFGQLLLDVGKLTPAHTMSLLVVLGAVLDGFGLYEPLIDFAGAGATVPITSFGNSLVHGALAEAERTGVIGIVTGIFEVTSAGISSAIIFGFLASLIFKPKG, translated from the coding sequence ATGGAAGGTTATTTTTGGGCCTTTGTGGTTGGCGGCTTGATCTGTGTGTTCGGTCAACTGCTTTTGGATGTGGGTAAATTAACGCCCGCCCATACCATGTCGCTTCTGGTGGTGCTAGGAGCGGTCCTGGACGGTTTTGGCCTTTACGAACCGTTGATTGATTTTGCCGGTGCCGGAGCAACGGTTCCCATCACCAGTTTTGGCAACTCCCTGGTTCACGGTGCCCTTGCCGAGGCTGAAAGGACGGGTGTGATCGGGATTGTTACCGGAATTTTTGAGGTAACCAGTGCCGGAATTTCCTCTGCCATTATTTTTGGCTTTTTAGCCTCTCTCATTTTCAAACCCAAAGGTTAA
- a CDS encoding YhcN/YlaJ family sporulation lipoprotein produces the protein MVSLGKGFMAALLLFLFTTGCSLQGPQQKPQEPPVKQVQINAELAEKVKSTAQSVKGVEDSTTVVVNQEISTAIKVSGFDRFRLQSIKEEVHQKIASFNKGYTVYVTSDKKLFKLLQDLDKQIKEQQTPSLPTIKKKLDKINKDMHG, from the coding sequence ATGGTCTCTCTAGGCAAAGGATTTATGGCGGCCCTGCTGCTCTTTCTCTTTACAACCGGCTGTTCCCTGCAAGGTCCCCAGCAGAAACCCCAAGAACCTCCGGTTAAACAGGTGCAAATCAATGCTGAACTGGCTGAAAAAGTGAAAAGCACGGCCCAATCCGTTAAAGGGGTGGAAGACTCCACCACCGTGGTGGTAAACCAGGAGATTTCCACTGCCATTAAAGTAAGCGGCTTCGACCGTTTTCGTTTGCAGTCCATAAAAGAAGAAGTTCACCAGAAAATTGCGTCCTTTAACAAAGGGTATACGGTTTATGTTACCTCGGACAAAAAACTTTTTAAACTACTGCAGGACCTTGATAAGCAGATTAAAGAGCAGCAGACACCATCCCTGCCTACCATTAAAAAAAAGCTGGATAAAATAAATAAAGATATGCACGGCTAA